One Hypanus sabinus isolate sHypSab1 chromosome 4, sHypSab1.hap1, whole genome shotgun sequence genomic region harbors:
- the si:ch211-161f7.2 gene encoding retinoic acid-induced protein 2 isoform X7, translated as MKCLNQYKMDRFYKEAPSSLPMDVTDSPSPIITNNKLENGVTQLITAEAWNINPTGIMRKALSPLVAVPASSIMTPQTEPPSGVSLKLAATVLQPICLGDNPMVLPIHLQVAGSSTPQVPPSSNAPWVMTNQGAVPLSVLLEQHLIQHLNSPLLLTSPTQSPVNSAQNHILQGAAGSYIQTQPLGQKSSNQAPEYDLTPPLQIPGFPTVLQDFFPPHSIPSVPNVQLGPENMSTGFSSFQHQNLGGLLSPLVPPATLLVPYPVIVPLPVPIPIPIPIPIPMAKDSDLNKQADTQRKTNLSNSTTNRATQTSTEKEQKISECIQHQGAQDYQHTNCKFNAEAEALDLSMKRTFVVKKNEFFCQQIEQDGVLDLSIAAPKKLKESQNISGNASSNPSANLLNEPLSHSSESWSNGVPLLSAQKVEGVLHASTNSCEFSSQHKWVVDQNYNRIRDDSRAGSNTDTLSSTDTTKVIVSVKDAGPAILCGKIKTVVGVSTKNFSYKTDLSQESVLQCYDVKSQLDLRDSKKNNKNRSIKLKKVNSQDFHVLPIKKQRLAAFFARK; from the coding sequence ATGAAATGCTTAAACCAGTACAAGATGGATCGATTTTACAAAGAAGCTCCATCTAGCCTGCCAATGGATGTTACAGACTCTCCATCCCCTATAATAACAAACAATAAATTGGAGAATGGAGTGACGCAGCTCATTACAGCAGAGGCTTGGAATATCAATCCTACAGGTATCATGAGAAAAGCACTTTCCCCTTTAGTTGCAGTTCCAGCTTCTTCTATAATGACACCACAAACTGAACCTCCTAGTGGAGTGTCACTTAAGTTGGCCGCTACAGTACTCCAACCAATTTGTTTAGGAGATAATCCTATGGTCCTACCAATCCACTTGCAGGTGGCTGGTAGTTCAACGCCACAGGTACCTCCTAGTAGTAATGCTCCTTGGGTGATGACTAATCAAGGTGCAGTGCCACTGTCTGTACTACTGGAGCAGCATTTGATTCAACATTTAAATTCTCCACTTCTGTTGACTTCACCTACCCAGAGTCCTGTGAACTCTGCCCAGAACCACATTCTTCAAGGTGCTGCTGGTTCTTACATTCAGACCCAACCACTGGGCCAGAAATCCTCAAATCAAGCACCAGAGTATGACTTGACACCACCCCTTCAGATCCCTGGTTTTCCTACAGTTCTGCAGGACTTCTTTCCTCCACACAGCATACCATCAGTCCCAAATGTTCAGTTGGGCCCTGAGAATATGTCCACGGGTTTTTCCTCATTTCAGCACCAAAACCTTGGTGGTCTGCTATCTCCATTAGTTCCCCCTGCCACTCTTCTTGTTCCATATCCAGTGATAGTTCCTCTTCCTGTCCCAATACcaattcccatccccattcctatCCCCATGGCCAAGGATTCAGATCTTAACAAACAAGCAGACACGCAGAGGAAAACTAACTTAAGTAATAGCACCACAAACAGAGCAACCCAGACATCAACTGAAAAAGAACAAAAAATCTCAGAGTGTATTCAGCACCAGGGAGCACAAGATTATCAACACACCAATTGCAAGTTCAATGCTGAAGCAGAAGCTCTTGATCTTTCAATGAAAAGAACATTTGTAGTAAAGAAAAATGAGTTTTTTTGTCAACAGATTGAACAGGATGGTGTGTTGGATTTATCAATTGCAGCCCCCAAGAAACTGAAAGAAAGTCAGAACATATCAGGTAATGCTTCTTCTAATCCATCAGCTAATTTGTTGAATGAACCTCTGTCACATTCTAGCGAATCCTGGTCCAATGGAGTGCCACTGTTAAGTGCACAGAAAGTGGAAGGAGTGTTACACGCCTCAACTAATAGCTGTGAGTTTTCTAGCCAGCATAAGTGGGTAGTGGATCAAAATTACAATAGAATTAGAGATGACTCGCGAGCTGGCAGTAATACCGACACCTTGAGCAGCACGGATACTACGAAAGTCATTGTGTCTGTAAAAGATGCCGGCCCAGCTATTCTCTGTGGTAAAATAAAAACGGTTGTTGGAGTATCTACGAAAAACTTTTCCTACAAGACAGATTtatcacaggagtctgtgttgcaGTGTTATGATGTCAAATCACAGCTTgatctcagagacagcaaaaaaaacaataaaaatagaaGCATAAAATTAAAGAAAGTGAACTCGCAGGATTTCCATGTCCTTCCAATAAAAAAACAACGATTAGCTGCTTTTTTTGCAAGGAAGTAA